The proteins below come from a single Chitinophaga pinensis DSM 2588 genomic window:
- a CDS encoding 4-hydroxyproline epimerase produces the protein MKKTFFCIDAHTCGNPVRLVAGGGPALHGNNMSEKRNHFLKEYDWIRTGLMFEPRGHDMMSGSILYAPHDPANDVGVLFIETSGCLPMCGHGTIGTITIAIEEGLIQPKTPGLVRMEAPAGLVLIEYKQEGKKVKSVKLTNVASYLAATDLVVECPDLGPLTVDVSYGGNYYAIVDVQENFPGLEHYTASQLIGWARELRKRINEKYTFIHPDNPHINGCSHVLWTGAVMDPASTARNAVFYGDKAIDRSPCGTGTSARMAQWYAKGKLKKGDDFIHESIIGSRFIGTIEEETTVAGVPAIRTGIEGWARIYGYNTITIDPEDDPYAYGLQVI, from the coding sequence GTGAAGAAAACATTTTTTTGCATCGATGCGCATACCTGTGGGAATCCCGTCAGGTTAGTAGCCGGAGGAGGACCTGCGCTCCACGGAAATAATATGAGTGAAAAGCGGAATCATTTTCTGAAAGAATATGACTGGATCAGAACGGGACTGATGTTCGAACCCCGTGGTCATGACATGATGAGCGGTAGCATCCTGTATGCGCCGCATGATCCTGCCAATGACGTGGGGGTACTGTTTATCGAAACCAGTGGCTGTCTGCCGATGTGCGGACATGGCACCATTGGAACGATCACTATTGCCATTGAGGAAGGCCTGATCCAGCCAAAGACGCCCGGACTGGTACGTATGGAGGCGCCGGCAGGACTGGTGCTGATTGAATACAAACAGGAAGGTAAGAAAGTGAAAAGCGTCAAGCTGACTAATGTGGCGTCCTATCTGGCAGCGACGGATCTGGTTGTAGAGTGCCCGGATCTGGGACCACTGACAGTGGACGTTTCTTATGGAGGCAACTATTATGCGATTGTAGACGTACAGGAAAACTTTCCCGGATTAGAGCACTATACTGCTTCTCAGCTGATCGGCTGGGCCAGGGAATTGCGGAAACGCATCAATGAAAAATACACCTTCATACACCCGGACAATCCTCATATAAACGGATGTTCACACGTATTATGGACCGGCGCGGTCATGGACCCTGCGTCTACTGCCCGCAATGCTGTTTTTTACGGTGATAAGGCCATTGACCGTTCACCCTGCGGTACCGGTACTTCGGCACGTATGGCGCAATGGTATGCCAAAGGCAAACTGAAAAAGGGCGACGACTTTATTCACGAGAGTATCATCGGATCCCGCTTTATCGGTACGATAGAAGAAGAAACGACGGTGGCCGGTGTACCTGCTATCAGAACAGGTATCGAAGGCTGGGCAAGGATTTACGGATATAATACCATTACAATAGACCCGGAAGATGATCCGTATGCATATGGATTACAGGTGATTTAA